In Malus sylvestris chromosome 2, drMalSylv7.2, whole genome shotgun sequence, the genomic stretch tgagatcggccttcgtggtctttgagcagcccagcttttgagaaagcacacgcctcttcgatttctgagatcgaccctcgtggtctctgagcagcccaacttttgagaaagcaaacgcctcttcgatttctgagcaggcgcctcttcgatttctgaagcttcatcgaatgcagatttttataggggctgacattaagttccaaagcacacttgaatatccaccagtagaagctccattcttgcacttctaagatcttgatttgtccgacctcttctctcttcaacacctttgaaaatgtctggcccctccgacagtcgttttgacttgaaacttgttgaagaggcagccccgccttctccagacaacatatggcgcccatccttcgtctcccctactggtcctcttaccgttggggattccgtgatgaagaatgatatgatcgctgcggtagtggccaggaaccttctcactcccaaagataacagactactttccaaacggtctgatgagttggctgttaaggattctctggctcttagtgttcagtgtgcaggttctgtgtctaatatggcccaacgcctatttgctcgaacccgccaagttgaatcattggcggctgaagtgatgagtctcaaacaggagattagagggctcaagcatgagaataaacagttgcaccggctcgcacatgactatgctacaaacatgaagaggaagcttgaccagatgaaggaatctgatggtcaggttttacttgatcatcagagatttgtgggtttgttccaaaggcatttatggccttcgtcttctggggctgtaccgcgtaatgaagctccaaatgatcaacctctgatgcctcctccttctagggttctgtccagtactgaggctcagaatgatccccctccggtgccttctctttctggggctctaccgactgctgagacttctcctaagcaacctttgtgaaggctccctcttgtttgtttattttgactcaagtatatgtacatatttgtaacttatcggggatatcaataaataagctttccttcatttcaacgtattgtgttaaatacaccaaagccttcttcgctaagttctttgaattttcttttgttgaagcttgtatgttgaagctttgtgagtggagcatgtaggttgaggtagtgttcccttaatttcccgagtgaggaaaacttctcggttggagacttggaaaatccaagtcactgagtgggatcagctatatgaatcttagaacgccattgtgttctgtcctgtgtcatgtcctccgttagatccaagtactctaagtcttttcttagggtctcttccaaagttttcctaggtcttcctctagcccttcggccctgaacctctgtcccatagtcgcatcttctaatcggagcgtcagtaggccttctttgcacatgtccaaaccaccgtaaccgattttctttcatttttccttcaatttcggctactcctactttaccccggatatcctcattcctaatcttatcctttctcgtgtgcccacacatccaacgaagcatcctcatctccgctacacccattttgtgtacgtgttggtgcttcaccgcccaacattctgtgccatacagcatcgccgaccttattgccgtcctataaaattttcccttgagcttcagtggcatacggcggtcacacaacacgccggatgcactcttccacttcatccatccagcttgtattctatggttgagatctccatctaattctccgttcttttgcaagatagatcctaggtaacgaaaacggtcgctctttggtatttcttgatctccgatcctcacccctaactcgttttggcctccatttgcactgaacttgcactccatatattctgtctttgatcggcttaggcgaagacctttagattccaacacttctttccaaaggttaagctttgcatttaccccttcctgagtttcatctatcaacactatatcgtctgcgaaaagcatacaccaaggaatatcaccttgaatatgtcctgttaactcatccattaccaacgcaaaaaggtaaggacttaaggatgagccttgatgtaatcctacagttatggggaagctttcggtttgtccttcatgagttcttacggcagtctttgctccttcatacatatcctgtatagcttggatatatgctactcgtacttctttcttctctaaaatcctccaaagaatgtctcttgggaccctatcatacgctttttccaaatctataaagaccatgtgtaaatcctttttcccatctctatatctttccatcaatcttcgtaagagatagattgcctccatggttgagcgccctggcatgaacccgaattggttgtccgaaacccgtgtctcttgcctcaatctatgctcaatgactctctcccaaagcttcattgtatgactcattagcttaatacccctatagttcatgtaattttgtacatcgcccttattcttgtagataggcaccaaagtgctcgttcgccactcatttggcatcttcttcgttttcaaaatcctattgaaaaggtcagtgagccatgttatacctgtctctcccaaaactttccacacttcgattggtatatcgtctgggcctactgcttttctatgcttcatcttcttcaaagctacaaccacttcttccttccggattctacgataaaaagagtagtttcgacactcttctgagttactcaactcccctaaagaagcacttctttcatgtccttcattgaaaagattatgaaaataacctttccatctgtctttaaccgcgttctctgtagcaagaacttttccatcctcatccttgatgcacctcacttggtttaggtcccttgtcttcttttcccttgctctagctagtttatagatatccaactctccttctttggtatctagtcgcttatacatgtcgtcataagccgctaacttagcttctctcacagctttcttcgcctcttgcttcgcttttctatacctttcaccattttcatcggtcctatccttgtataaggctttacaacattccttcttagccttcacctttgtttgtacctcctcattccaccaccaagattccttttggtgtgaggcaaagcccttggactctcctaatacctcttttgctacttttcggatacaactagccatgtaTTTGGTGTCTATATTGTTActggatcttttttttttattattatttattaaggTAACCAAGTTGCAGGATGACAGCAGAACACTTGATCTGCAGGTAAACCTTCAATTTCCATATGAAGTTTGCATGTTCGTTGTTTCTGGAAtttgagtttttattatttctcaattcTATCACATAGATTACGATTTCACATATGGGATTATTAATGGCAATTATATGATAGAAgaattgggattggaagaaGATATTGAGTTGTTTATTTATGGGGATTAGAAAATGATTATCATACGAGtgatatttatttttgtgtggATTGTTAATATATAAAACTATAAGCTTTTGAGATTGGGAGATAAAACCCACAAATTCAAATcagacaaaataaataaaaaatttaactgACTTAAAGATCAAACTCCAAAAGGGTATTAAAAACAAGGCTTATTTGATCCATTGAGTGTGAAAGTTTTGAGCTTTGAAGAAGCATAGGAGGAGAGTTGTTAACCAAGCTGCATTATCCATGTATTAGGATGTTGAGGGTAGGCAGGAAAAATACTTTTTGACGCCATATCCAGAGGAGCATAACGACAGGCCTGCATTTTTGCAGCAAGGACCAAAACAAGTAGAAGTGAAGGCTTGACTGTTTGGGTATTAATCCTAAACCTAATTATTCTTATTTAGGTTTAGGATAAATGATTGAGTGTGTCTCGATGATTGTATTACTATGTTTGATGAATGACTTGAGGAGTTGGAAATGGTTTATTGCTTATGTTTTTCTTCGGTGTGTACTTTGGTTATTTCCGAGCTTTTCACGACTTTTGATACCTAATAGAGAATATGGAAACCCCaactttaattttatgaattggTTTTGGTGCCTAAAATGAAATCTAGCATAGTGAAATCTTGCATAAtgaaattatgacaaatttccCTTCATCTTTAGATTTTCATTTAATTCAATTCGTATGCAATTTAGGGTTAGTCAATTCATGACtgatcaaattatgtttttaattccttcttcttttgatTTACAGTTCAACATTGTCGTAGAAAATGAAAAAGGTGCCAGTAACAGAGTTATGGATTTGGATGCCTTTAGTGGAATAAAACTGAATTTCTTAACTTTGTATAGTTGTAAACATAAAATACTCCATCAGATAGACTCATAGCTTTTGAAAACAATCCTTGAGGATGGCATAACAACATCTCCAACTTTTGTCATGTAATGTATGAATGTAAATAGCACTTCGTAAACATATGGatgtaatatatgtatataaacagTCTTTAGCATGTATATTTTTCAAAACTTTCTACATCTTCAACAATGTTTCAATGATTTCTTGATGTAAACAATGATAATTTGAAGAACCATTTAAAGTATTTTGGTAATTAGCATACTTAAGATTAAATGTGGTATATccgtttagtttttttttttatacagtgATAATACTCAAGTATAATTTACATCATATATCTTTTGAAGTACATGAAACTATGaagaaaaaaccctaattaatctGATTATGGGGGTTTTGTTTTATATCAAAATATTGCAGCAGAAGTCACACTTTGAAGAGTTCACGCTGCACATAAAGACGATGAAATGCTATCTGTTGAGTCCATCATTGCTCCATTGGAGACAGAGTTGAAGCTTGTTGTAGGTGGTATACTTTTGTTCTGCAATATGACccctttaattttattttaagacATATAGGGTTGAAAAAAATTTATGTAGTATTTTTGTATCAGTTTTGAGTGTCTATTTTGACTTCCATATTTGGTCTGTACATGTGAGGTATAGAGTGTTCACTATGTATTTGGTTTCTATATTGTTAATggatctatttttttttttttttgttttttaggtAACCAAGTTGTAGAATGAAAACAGAACACTTGATCAGTAGGTAAACCTTCAATTTCCATATGAAGTTTGCATTTTCGTTGTTTCTGGAATTTGAGTTTTTTGCAGGATGAAAACAGAACACTTGATCTGCAGGTAAGCACTTGATTGGTTATTTCCAAGCTTTTCACGACTTTCGATACCCAATAGAGAATATGGAAACCCCaactttaattttatgaatttgttTTGGTGCCTAAAATGAAATCTAGCATAGTGAAATCTTGCATAAtgaaattatgacaaatttccCTTCCATATTTACATTTTCATTTAGTTCAATTCGTATGCAGTTTAGGGTTATTCAATTCATGAGTGATCAAATTAGGTTTttaattccttcttcttttgatTTTCAGTTCAGCATTGTCGTATTTTGGATGCCTTTAGTGGAATAAAACtgaatttttttaactttgtaTAGTTGTAAACATAAAATACTCCATGAGATAGACTCATAACTTTTGAAAACAATCTTTGAGGATGGCATAACAACATCTCCAACTTTTGTCATGTAATGTATGAATGTAAATAGCACTTCGTAAACATATGGatgtaatatatgtatataaacacCACTCTTTAgcatatatatttttcaaaaCTTTCTACATCTTCAACAATGTTTCAAGCCCCGCAGCAACGGGCGGGTACACTTGCTAGTATACATCTAAAATTATAAGACTAAATCCTTTAGTTCTTGGATTCATCTAAGAACTACTTATTCCAGCAGATGCTATGCTTGCACTACTAGAATTTATGGCTTGCCCTGTCAACTATTGCGCGACAGAAGATTTCGTCGGTTTCACCTTTTTTAACCGACATAATATAAGTTTAGTAGGGCAAAATCAGTCAACAAACTGGGTTGATTGAATAAATTTACAGGATGGCTAGAGTTCGTAGGTTAAGACATCAATCGTTGGGCAAACATTTGGAGCGAAGATGTGAGTGTTTTAACTGACGAATAAGCTGGTCGTCATGTAGATCTTCTTTCCCGACTGACGGT encodes the following:
- the LOC126612315 gene encoding uncharacterized protein LOC126612315, encoding MSGPSDSRFDLKLVEEAAPPSPDNIWRPSFVSPTGPLTVGDSVMKNDMIAAVVARNLLTPKDNRLLSKRSDELAVKDSLALSVQCAGSVSNMAQRLFARTRQVESLAAEVMSLKQEIRGLKHENKQLHRLAHDYATNMKRKLDQMKESDGQVLLDHQRFVGLFQRHLWPSSSGAVPRNEAPNDQPLMPPPSRVLSSTEAQNDPPPVPSLSGALPTAETSPKQPL